The sequence below is a genomic window from Denitratisoma sp. DHT3.
GGATTACCAGAGCCTGCAACTGGGGCGCGGCGGCCTCAAACGCATCTATACCCTGACCCTGACCCTGACCCTGCTGCTGGGACTGTTCGCCGCCGTGGCGCTGGCCTTTTTCCTGGCCCGGCGCCTGGCCGAGCCGCTGGCGATCCTGGCCGAAGGCACCCAGGCGGTGGCCGCCGGCGACTTCACGCCGCGGGCCACGCTGACCACGCGGGACGAACTGGGGGTGCTGACCCAGTCCTTCAGCCGCATGACCCAGCAGCTCGACGAAGCACGGCAAGACACCGAGCGCCACCGCCGCGAACTGGAATCCGCGCGCACCTACCTGGAAAGCGTGCTGGCCAACCTTTCCGCCGGCGTGCTGGCCTTCGACGCGAAATTCCGCCTGCGCGCCGCCAATCGCGGGGCGATCAACATCCTGGGCGACAACCTGGCCAAGTTCGAAGAACTGCCGCTGGACCAATGGCCCCGCCAGCAGGTGTTCGCCAAGGCCGTGCAGGCGGGTTTCGAGCAGGGCGCCACCGAGTGGCAGCAACAGCTGGAACTCGAAAGCGCCCAGGGCGTTCCGCAAACCCTGCTGATGCGGGGCTCCACCCTGCCCATCCGCGGCGGCTACGTGGTGGTGTTCGACGACATCAGCCAGCTCATCTCCGCCCAGCGCTCCGCGGCCTGGGGCGAGGTGGCGCGCCGCCTGGCGCATGAAATCAAGAATCCGCTGACGCCGATCCAGCTCTCCGCCGAGCGCCTGCAGCGCAAGCTGGCGGACAAGCTGGAGAACGGCGAGCGGGAGATGCTCGACCGCGCCACCCGCACCATCGTCAACCAGGTGGAGGCGATGAAGAACATGGTCAATGATTTCCGCGACTACGCCCGGCTGCCGCCGCCGGTGCTGGCGGCGGTGGACCTGAATGCGCTGATCGAGGACATGCTGCCGCTCTACGAGGCCGGCCGGATGCGCATCGCGACCCGGCTGACGGCCGACCTGCCACCGGTGCTGGCGGACGCCAACCAGTTGCGGCAGGTGATCCACAATCTGCTGGCCAACGCCCAGGACGCCCTGACCGAGGTCGAAAAACCCCAGGCCACGCTGGTCACCGGCGTCGAGGCCGGTCGCGTGCTGCTCGGCGTCAGCGACAACGGGCCGGGCTTTCCGCCGCAGACCCTGGCGCGCGCCTTCGAACCCTATGTGACCAGCAAGGCCAAGGGCACCGGCCTGGGCCTGGCGATCGTGAAAAAGATCGTGGACGAACACCACGGCGAGATTCGGCTGCAAAACCCGGAAGGCGGCGGCGCGGAAGTGACGCTCAAACTGCCCCTGGCGGCGTGAAGGAGGTAAGGAGTCATGGCGAAAATACTCGTGGTAGATGACGAAGTCGGCATCCGGGAACTGCTCTCGGAAATCCTGCGCGACGAGGGGCACGACGTGCTGCTGGCGGAAAACGCGGCGGCGGCGCGGACGTATCGCGATCGGGAGCGGCCCGATCTGGTGCTGCTGGACATCTGGATGCCGGACACCGACGGCGTCACGCTGCTCAAGGAGTGGGCCGCCGGCGGTCATTTGACGATGCCGGTGGTGATGATGTCGGGCCATGCCACGATCGACACCGCCGTGGAGGCCACCCGCATCGGCGCGCTGGACTTCCTGGAAAAGCCGATCGGCATGCAGAAGCTGCTGGCCTCGGTCAGCACGGCCCTGGATCATCGGCAGCGACCGGCGGCCCACAGCCTGTCGCTGGCGGCCTTTCCCCGTTCCACCGTGTTGCGGGACCTGAGGAAACGCATCGATCAACTGGCGGCCGGCAGCCCGGCTTTGCTGCTGCGCTCGGCGCCCGGCGGTTTTGTCGAATTGGCCGCGCGGACCCTGCAAAACACCCATCGTCCCTGGATCGACCTGGGCCACGACAGCAATGCGCTCAGCCAGGACGATCTGGAGAGCGCGGCGGGGGGCGTGCTCTACGTGGAGGAACTGGCGCGCCTGACCCGCCTGCAGCAGAAGAATCTGCTGTTCGCCGCCGAGCGCCTGGAAAAGTACAACCTGAAACTGGTGGCGGGCACCGAGGCGGATGCCATCACCCTGGCCGCGCACGGCTGGGACGAACAGCTGCTGGCAAGAACCTTCCCGGGACGCCTGAGTCTGCCGCTGCTGGCGGAGATCAAGGACGACCTGCCGGATCTGGCCGCGCATCTGCTGGCGCAACTGGTCGAAAACGAGGAAGTCCCGACGCGCCGCTTTTCCGCCGCGGCACTCAACCAGTTGCGCCTGCATCACTGGACCGGGGGTTACGCCGAATTCCGGGCGACGATCAAATCCCTGGCCCTGGCGGCCCTGCGCGACGAAGTGGAGGCGGAGGACGTCACCGACCTGCTGGGCCACGACACGGCCACCGTCAAAGTCAAGGACGGTTTTTTCGCGGAGTTGATGAAACTGCCCCTGCGTGAAGCGCGGGAGATCTTCGAGCGCCGCTACTTCGAGCACCATCTGGCCACCGACGGCTCCAACATGACGCGCCTGGCCGAAAAGACCGGACTGGAACGCACCCATCTGTATCGCAAGCTGAAGGATCTGGGGTTGAGGTGATGGCTCGCCCCCCTTCGCCCCCCTCCGGGGGGTTCGAGTCGGCTCGCTGCGCTCGGGTGTTTGGGGGAACGTTGTGGGGGCGCCGATAGGTTGCGGCTTCGCCGCGTGCCACTTTTCCTTGGGGCGACCCGGCGGAAAAGCTCCATCGGGGTCTGTCTCTTCGGCTCGCTCCCCGGAAGAAGCGGGAGTTTGGCGGCGTAAGCGCGTAAAATCGCGGTTTTTACGAGACTGTCCAGCGATCATGGCCCGACCCAAGAACGACACTTTCCTGCGTGCGCTGCGGCGCGAACCCGTGGAGTACACGCCGGTCTGGCTGATGCGTCAGGCCGGGCGCTATCTGCCCGAATATTGCGAAACCCGCAAGCGGGCCGGCAGTTTCCTGCAGCTGTGCAAGTCGCCCAGCCTGGCCTGCGAGGTGACCCTGCAGCCGCTGGCCCGTTACGAACTGGATGCCGCGATCCTGTTTTCCGACATCCTCACCGTGCCCGATGCGATGGGCCTGGGTCTGTATTTCTCGGAAGGGGAAGGTCCCCGTTTCGAGCGTCCGCTGCGCGAGGAATGGGCGATCCGCGATCTGGCGGTGCCGGATCCCCACGACCATCTGGGCTACGTGATCGACGCGGTGAGCGAGATTCGGCGCGCGCTGGACAACTCGGTGCCGCTGATCGGCTTTTCCGGCAGTCCGTTCACGCTGGCCTGCTACATGGTCGAAGGCGGCGGTTCCGCCGATTTCCGCACGGTCAAGACCATGCTCTACGACCGCCCGGATCTGCTGCACCATATCCTGAGCGTCAATGCCCGCGCGGTCACCGGTTACCTCAACGCCCAGATCGAGGCCGGCGCCCAGGCGGTGATGATTTTCGACACCTGGGGCGGCGTCTTGTCCCATCGCGCCTATCAGGAATTTTCCCTGGCCTACCTACAGCAGATCATCGAGGGCCTGACCAAGACCCACGACGGCGAGCGCATTCCCTCGATCGTCTTCACCAAGGGCGGCGGCCAGTGGCTTGAGGCCATCGCCGCCATCGGCTGCGACGCCGTGGGCCTGGACTGGACCACCGACATCGGCGCGGCGCGGCACCGGGTAGGCGAACGGGTGGCCCTGCAGGGCAATCTCGACCCGATCAGCCTGTTCGCCTCGCCGGCAGCGGTAGCGGCGGAGGTCCGCCGCATCGTCGACGCCTACGGCGGCGGTACCGGCCATGTCTTCAACCTGGGACACGGCATCAACCAATTCACCCCGGCGGACACCGTTACAACGGTGGTGGATACCGTGCACCAGCACAGCCGGCAACTCAACCGGCAACTCAACCAGTAACTCAGCGGCGGCTGATCGAATCAGCGGCGCGCCCGGCACACGGCTCGGCGCGCTTCGGGTTTGGGGAAGCCCATCGCCAGGGTTTCCCGCCAATCGTCCCGCGCCCATGGCGCGTCCCCTCAGGCATGGCAAATGCGAACATGCGCCTTGACTTATGCACAGAATTAGGGAGCACGCCATCCCCTTGCCGGGATTTCCGCCATGACTGCGAGTGTGCAATGCAACATACTGAATCGTAATGAGAAAAATCAGAACCCGATGCCAGGAAATATGTTCCATGGAATTCTTTGGTTTCTGTCAAGATTTTTCGGGATGAAATATTCACAAAGTTATCCACAATCCGCGGGGAATTTAAATTTATCCTTTACCCGTAAGGTATTAGCGGATTTAGCAAAAGTGGAGTCGAGATTTCCCTTTCAACTTCATGTCGCAAGATGATCATTGTCCGCGTCGCCCTTGACGTACCCCTGCCCCGCCTTTTCGATTATCTGGCGGAGGATGCGGACAATGCCTGCGTCGGGCGCCTCGCCCGAGTACCGTTCGGCAAGGGCGAAAAGCTGGGCCTGATCGTCGCAGTGCTGGAGGAAAGCCTCCAGCCGCAGGAAAAACT
It includes:
- a CDS encoding sensor histidine kinase, which codes for MRVLAIVATAAAAILLFLLSAASANTDLFARHYPLLLGINGAVALALLVLVGVQLRQLWRELKSGVFGSRLKSRLLGMLALMAVLPGVLVYGVSMQFAVTSIESWFDVRVDSALDGGLNLARAVLDTQQAELLQRGRTMALDLGEHPTNQRLNRLREQAGVGSATLIGTNGQVLLSSSGDIGSLIPPLPSLSQLRQARGSQGQSWLEGDAENGFILYALAPVLGNDFGEEPMLQLTQKVSRNITRSAASVEAAYRDYQSLQLGRGGLKRIYTLTLTLTLLLGLFAAVALAFFLARRLAEPLAILAEGTQAVAAGDFTPRATLTTRDELGVLTQSFSRMTQQLDEARQDTERHRRELESARTYLESVLANLSAGVLAFDAKFRLRAANRGAINILGDNLAKFEELPLDQWPRQQVFAKAVQAGFEQGATEWQQQLELESAQGVPQTLLMRGSTLPIRGGYVVVFDDISQLISAQRSAAWGEVARRLAHEIKNPLTPIQLSAERLQRKLADKLENGEREMLDRATRTIVNQVEAMKNMVNDFRDYARLPPPVLAAVDLNALIEDMLPLYEAGRMRIATRLTADLPPVLADANQLRQVIHNLLANAQDALTEVEKPQATLVTGVEAGRVLLGVSDNGPGFPPQTLARAFEPYVTSKAKGTGLGLAIVKKIVDEHHGEIRLQNPEGGGAEVTLKLPLAA
- the hemE gene encoding uroporphyrinogen decarboxylase, which encodes MARPKNDTFLRALRREPVEYTPVWLMRQAGRYLPEYCETRKRAGSFLQLCKSPSLACEVTLQPLARYELDAAILFSDILTVPDAMGLGLYFSEGEGPRFERPLREEWAIRDLAVPDPHDHLGYVIDAVSEIRRALDNSVPLIGFSGSPFTLACYMVEGGGSADFRTVKTMLYDRPDLLHHILSVNARAVTGYLNAQIEAGAQAVMIFDTWGGVLSHRAYQEFSLAYLQQIIEGLTKTHDGERIPSIVFTKGGGQWLEAIAAIGCDAVGLDWTTDIGAARHRVGERVALQGNLDPISLFASPAAVAAEVRRIVDAYGGGTGHVFNLGHGINQFTPADTVTTVVDTVHQHSRQLNRQLNQ
- a CDS encoding sigma-54-dependent transcriptional regulator, yielding MAKILVVDDEVGIRELLSEILRDEGHDVLLAENAAAARTYRDRERPDLVLLDIWMPDTDGVTLLKEWAAGGHLTMPVVMMSGHATIDTAVEATRIGALDFLEKPIGMQKLLASVSTALDHRQRPAAHSLSLAAFPRSTVLRDLRKRIDQLAAGSPALLLRSAPGGFVELAARTLQNTHRPWIDLGHDSNALSQDDLESAAGGVLYVEELARLTRLQQKNLLFAAERLEKYNLKLVAGTEADAITLAAHGWDEQLLARTFPGRLSLPLLAEIKDDLPDLAAHLLAQLVENEEVPTRRFSAAALNQLRLHHWTGGYAEFRATIKSLALAALRDEVEAEDVTDLLGHDTATVKVKDGFFAELMKLPLREAREIFERRYFEHHLATDGSNMTRLAEKTGLERTHLYRKLKDLGLR